In Nitrospira defluvii, the genomic stretch GCCGCACCGCCGCACGGCTGGATGAGCTGGCGCAAATCGTCGCCAGCTGGGGAGAGGCGGAGGAGAGCAACAAGGTCAACGATTAGCAGGTGCGCCAGCGGCGTATCGGCGAGGGCATCAGCCCCCTGCCTCGATCGCCGATGAGGGAGCACGTATCACACGAGGTGCCCATGCCCATGTATGACTATACCTGTCTGGAGTGCGGGAAAGAGTCGCTCATCGTGGTGACGTTGAAGCAACACGAGAAAGGCGAGGTGCAATGTCCGGCCTGCGGCAGCACCAAGTTACAGCAGCATTTCTCGTCCTTCATCGCCCACACGACGAAAAAAAGCTGAGGATCGGAGAGTCCTATGC encodes the following:
- a CDS encoding FmdB family zinc ribbon protein, translating into MPMYDYTCLECGKESLIVVTLKQHEKGEVQCPACGSTKLQQHFSSFIAHTTKKS